The genomic region CTTTCATAGCTGTGTTTCTCTCCTAACCTGGACAAACCGGAGGACCACAGATTTACGCAGACCTCCGGCGCAGACTATCGCCGATCTTTTCTGATCTTTCTTGGATTGATCTGCGTCCATCTGCGTCATCTGCGGTTGTGTTTTTATTCTTTTCACTGCTGATTTACGCAGACCTCCGGCGCAGATTTTCGCTGATCTTGTTTGGATCGATCAGCGGTCATGTCTTTCGGTGTAACATTCTACACCGGGAGGCAGGCATGAGCAAAGAGTGGAGAACGACGGACCGGGATAAGCCGTGAATTTCGGATGCCTGGGAGGTCTCTATGAACAGCGTTCGGAGATTCGCCGGTTGCAACGTTTGACGAGGGCTTGTAAAGGAGCTATAATTGGCTCATCAAACTGTCCATATCGTTCGTTCTCGTTCTCAAGGAGGAATTCCTATGTTAGTAGCTCTGGGATGTGGTTGTCTACTGGCGATGGGAGCTGCTATTGCGCCCCGACTGGTATTGATCATCATGGCGATCTTTGGTGATAGGATGAGTCTTGCCTTCGACTCGTGGATCTGGCCGGTGCTGGGCTGGATCTTTTTGCCCTACACCACCATCATGTACATCCTGGTCTGGACCCCGCTCGGCGGCGTCAGCGGCTGGGACTGGATATGGGTTGGCCTTGGCCTGATCCTTGACCTCATGAAGTGGGCCCAGATCTTCAACAATCGCAAGCAAATTCCCTATTACCCAGAAACGGCAATATAATATAATATAGGGATCAGTAGGATAAAGGTGACCCAATGTGACCATCGGTCGTTTCCGCTTAACATTGGGTTACCTCAGTTTTTGTGACCGAGAATTCTATTTTACAAACAGGAAGCTTGCTATAGAAACCTGCGGCACAGGGGTCAAGGGGTAAATGATCGTCTTGCTTGCGCCGAGGCTGTGCAACTTCGATCTTTCAGGCAGCATGGTTCAGCGCCTGGCGCATCTCTGAGGAGGGATACAATGCCATTTTTCAAGGGCAATAAGGGTATGTTTACCGCGGGCAAAGGTTTGCTCTCTCGCACCATAGTAGTTCTGATTGTCATTCTGCTGGCCGCTACCAGCGTTTTTGCTGCTCTCGAGGTTCTGGACCCTCCCGATTCGTGGGATGAGGGCGCAAATAAATATGAGAACGGCAATGTGAGTATCGCATTCGACGGCACGTGGAAACCATTTTACGTGGAGCTGGATTTCGACAACGACGAGCACCCCGATGCCTGTGGGGCCGGCACGAGCACACCGTGGGCGGGGGAGATCGAGATTGGCCTTTACCGTGAGGACAACAACCCGGCAGGCGCGCCAGGATTCGTGGCAACACGCGATTGGAAACTGGTTTCGTGTGACCGCAACAACGACGGGGCGGTCAATAGTGCTGACAAGACATATCAGCCGAAGACCGCCTTCACACCCTACGGGGACCCGCCCAACGGCGGCGGACCTTCCGACTTGCAGGTGTTGAGCCAGGATGTCTATGACACCTCCTCCTGTGGTGGCAACTGTGAGGCAGAGATCGTCAGCAGAATGTTTGTCAACCTGGATCTGGATTGCGATGGGCAGATCGACGAGCCCATGCCCGAGACTGGCATCTGCCTTGCCTGGGAAGGCCAATCGCCTAACTGTGTCGATCCTTCGACACCTGGCGTGGCCTGTGAATGGGACGGCGGCACCAGCGATTCATTCTGGGGAGGCAATTTCCAGGCGCGCGTCAACAGTGGTGGCGGCGATAAGACCCTGAACTTCGACGTGCGGGATGAGCCGATTGTGCCACCGCTGACCGGTCCACCTTTCAGTTGCACCGATGAGGTCTATGTCAGTCTTGGCGACGATTCCACGCCCCTGTTTGAGCTGGACGATTCGACCTCTCCTTATACCCTGACCATGATCGGCGACGACCCCGGTGTGATCTACAATGCCATTGGCTACTATCGATTCGATAATTACATCTATGGCATCCATACGAGCGACAATCACCTGGTACGGGTCGATGCCAACGGCGATGTCCATGATATGGGTACGGTTTCCGGTCTGCCAGGCGGCAGCTATTACGCGGGCGGCACCGATGGCGCTGGCAACTATATCGTGCAGCGGGCGGGCGTCAATCCACGGGAACTCTGGGCCATCGATCTAAGCACAAGGCCGGCGACAGCTACGAGCCTGGGCGCCATCACCATCCCCCTCTTCCATGATCTGGCCTGGGATCCCGTCACCGGCGGTTGGTTTACCGTAACCGAGTCTGGTCAGGTCTACAAGCTCTTTATCGACATTCCCAACGGCAGCCACACGTCGGCCCATCTAAGCAACATTCCAGCCATGCCTGGCGGCCACCCGTATGGCGGCATATGGACCGATGGTAATGACATCAACGCCTACCGCAACAACGGCGAGGTTTATAAGATCATCCTGACCGCCAGTCCTCCCCAGTGGTACCTGATGAGCCCGGCGCCCAGCATCTCCAGCAATGACGCTACCAATTGCGTCTTCGAGCCGGTGCTGGCGCTGCTCAGTGATCTGGAAGCCACCTGCAGCGGGGGCAGCCTGTTGATCAGCTGGACCACCGCCATGGAGTTCGACAACGAGGGCTTCAACGTCTTGCGGGCCCAATCGGCCGGCGGCGAGGCCGTCCGGGTCAATCCCGAGCTGATCCCCTCCCAGGGACCGACCAGCCAGGGGCATAGCTACGAGTACCTGGACACCTCGGCCCAACCAGATACGGAATACTGGTACTGGATCGAGGATGTGGACGTCAGTGGCGCGACCAGCGTGACCGGCCCGGTCTCGGTGTCAGGCTGCGAAGCGCCCACCGCGGTGACACTGTCATCCATGGATGCTTCAGGGGAGGCACCTAACACGCTGTTGCCCGGGCTGGTAGCTGCAGGCGCCCTGGGTATCCTGGCTGCCGGCGTGCTATTGCGCCGGCGACTGCCATCGGTTGGCTAGTGTGCCCAGGTAGAACTTGTCGGGGTTGGTGACGTTGTAAATCCAGCGCCGATTAGTATCCGATTACACAGTGCCGAGTCTCGCGAGAGGCTCGGCACTTTTCTGGTTCAGGTCAATGCTGCTGATTAACTGGAGTAACGCAGATCGCACACAGCGCCTGCGGCTCAGCGAAGGTGTATTGAGAGTGCCTCAAGGGAATTCGACTGGGGCCATCGCTCACTCAGGGTGATTTTCGACGGGTGGGTTGCGAAGGAAGTGCGAACTGATACGAATTACCAGGTGAGTATGACCAGGACTTGGGAATACATCCTTCGATGTTCGGACGGTTCCTGTCCCTTATCCGATCTGGTTTGTGGTGGGGTCACGATGTTTAAACAATTTTCGCATGTAAATTTGACAAAAAGGCGTGCGATGGCTATACTTGGGCAATAGGTATGAACTGAGTGACAAGTGCACGGGTGATGATCATGTTAACTATCAGTAGTTCGAAAAGTGCTTCGCCGTCAGGCCAGATTTTGGAACATCTTTTGCGGCATGGCCCTGCCAGCATTAAAGACATAGAAGGGGCCCTGGGCGTCACGGCGACCGCGGTTCGGCAGCAGCTGTCCAATCTTGCGGCCGAAGGGCTGGTGACTATGTCCAAGGAACGTCGAGGGGTAGGCCGGCCCCGTAACGTCTATACCCCTACCCCGCGCGCCCACAATCTGTTTGCCTGCCATTCCGATGAGTTTACCCTGTTGCTGATCTCGGAGCTGGTGGCAACAGATGGTGACGAAAAGCTGCGCTATCTGTTGGATCGTATGGGCGAAAAGATGGCCCATCAGTACGGTGACCAGTTGAAAGGCCGGGTCATTGGTGACCGGGTGCGGGAGCTCTCGACCTTGCTCGACCAACGGGGTGTCATGTCGGGCGTTGAAATGGGAGCCAACGGTGATGTCATTATCCTGCACGAATACAACTGTCCCTATCACGAACTGGCAGCGACCCACCGCGATGTTTGCGAAATGGAGCGCAGCGTGTTCGAGAAGGTGCTGGGCACCGAAGTAACTCTTAGCAACTGCATCCACGATGGTTCTCACAGTTGCCAGTTTGTCATCAGCGAAAGCTCGCTGGTGGAAACAGGGGACACAACATTGACAGATCGTAACCTCAACGGCGAGTCGCGAGACCTGCCGTCACAATAACGCAAACAGGAGCAAAAACGCAAAGTCATGACAAGCGAACTGGAAATCAAGGATCTGCATGTCAACGTCGCCGACGGCAAGTTGGAAGTCCTGAAGGGTGTCAACCTGACTATCCGGCAGGGTGAGGTTCACGCTGTTATGGGTCCAAACGGCTCAGGCAAGAGTACCCTGGCCTATGCCATCATGGGCCATCCTCACTACCTGGTCACCTCGGGTGATATACTATTGGACGGCAAGAGCATCCTGGAGCTTTCCCCCGACGAGCGGGTTCGCCAGGGCCTCTTTCTGGCCTTCCAGTATCCGGTGGCCGTGCCAGGCGTGAGTATGGCGAACTTCCTGCGAACGGCCGTCAGCAATGTTCGGGGTTATACCGACGAGTCGGCCGACAAGGAGAAACCTGGGGTCATCGGGTCCAACCTGATGCCGATGCGGGAATTCCGCCGGGAATTGCTGGACAAAATGGACGAATTTCATGTCGATCGTTCTTTTGCCCGCCGTTATCTGAACGAGGGTTTCAGCGGTGGTGAAAAGAAACGGGTCGAGATCTTGCAGATGGCCATGTTGCAGCCCAAGATCGCCATCATGGACGAGACCGACAGTGGTCTGGATATCGATGCTTTGCGTGTGGTCTCTGACGGCGTCAACAAGCTGGCCGGGCCAGACCTGGGGATCTTGTTGATCACCCACTACCAGCGCATCCTTAACCACGTTCAGCCCGATTACGTCCACGTCTTCTACAATGGCCGTATCGTCAAGAGTGGTGGCCCTGAGCTGGCACTTGTGTTGGAAGAGAAGGGCTACAATTGGGTGCGAGAGGAGTTCGGCGGCGCGGAGCCGGTGCCCGCCCAGACAGCTGTTTGAAAAGGCCATGCAAGGCTGCTAAAGCTACCAGTTGATTGTCAACCTGGCCAGGAAACGGGTGATCTGATGCCTGGTAGCGCAGCTTGAGGGCATTTCGAGCTATTGGATACAACTTTTCAAACAGTCTCTAAGAGGAGTACAGTATGGCAACTGCAGGTGATCGCGAAGTCTTGGCAGACGTCAAGCAGGAATATCAATACGGCTTCAGCATGCCGGAAGACTATGTCTTCAAAGCGCGCAAGGGCATCGACCACGAGATTATCGACCAGATGTCCGATCTGAAGAGCGAACCGGACTGGATGCGCGAGTTCCGGCATCGCTCTTTCGACATTTTTCTGTCAAAGCCAATGCCCAACTGGGGTGCTGACCTCAACGAGATTGACTTCGATGATATCTATTACTACATCAAGCCCACAGAAAAGCAGGGCAAGAGCTGGGACGATATTCCGGACAATATCAAGGATACGTTTGAACGCCTCGGCATTCCCGAGGCTGAACGCAAGTTCCTGGCTGGCGTCGGCGCCCAGTATGAGTCGGAGGTAGTCTACCACTCCCTGCAGGAACAGTGGAAGCAGTTGGGTGTGATCTTCCTGGACACCGACACCGGTCTGCGGGAACACGAGGACCTCTTCAAGCAGTACTTCGGTTCGCTTATTCCCCCGTCCGACAATAAGTTCGCCGCCTTGAACTCGGCGGTGTGGTCTGGTGGTAGTTTCATCTACGTGCCACCTGGTGTGACGGTGGATATTCCCTTGCAGGCCTACTTTCGCATCAACGCCCAGAACATGGGGCAGTTTGAGCGTACCCTGATCATCGTCGACGAGGGGGCCAATGTTCACTACGTAGAGGGCTGTACAGCGCCCATTTATGCGACCGATTCTCTTCATTCCGCTGTCGTCGAGATCTTCGTCAAAAAAGATGGCCGCTGCCGTTACTCGACGATCCAGAACTGGTCCAATAATGTCTACAACCTGGTTACCAAACGAGCGATAGCCGAAGAAAACGCCACCATGGAGTGGATCGACGGCAATCTGGGCTCCAAGGTAACGATGAAATACCCTGCGGTATACATGATGGGCCCCGGGGCTCATGGCGAGATTCTGTCGATTGCCTTTGCCGGAAAGGGGCAATACCAGGATGCGGGTGGCAAGGTAGTGCATGGCGCGCCCAACACCTCTTCGAAGATCATCTCCAAGTCGATCAGCAAGGATGGTGGACGGGCTGCCTACCGTGGTTTGCTCAAGGTTGCCAAGGGTGCATCAGGATCCAAGTCAACCGTCGTATGCGATGCGCTGTTGCTGGACGGCGAGAGCCGGTCCGACACCTATCCCTACATCGAGGTCGATGAACAGGATGTTCAGGTGGGACACGAAGCCAGTGTCAGTAAGGTCAACGAAGAGCAGCTATTCTACCTGATGAGCCGCGGTTTGAGCGAAGAAGAGGCTGCCACCATGATCGTCAGCGGCTTCATCGAGCCCATGGTCAAAGAACTGCCCATGGAATATGCCGTGGAAATGAATCGCCTGATCCAGCTTCAGATGGAAGGCAGTATCGGGTAGCCTGTTGGCCCCGGATAACCATGATATTTGAGTGCGGAGGCAATTGAACGGTATGACTGTAATAGCAGAGGAACGGGCGGGGTCCGCTGTGGGCCTTAACCAGGATGCGGTTGCGATCCTGTCCGCCCAGCGAAACGAACCGGACTGGTTCCTGGATCTTCGCCGGCGGGCCTGGCGATTTTACGAGGAGATTCCCTGGCCGACCGGCAACGAGGAAGAGTGGCGCCGAACCAGGCTCACCGGCTTCAACACGGATGAGTATGCCCTGGCGGATGGCGCTGGCCTGGATAGGCAGCAGACCCTGACCGATCGAGCAGGCTTGCCAGAATATCTGCGCGATGAGCTGGATTCCATCGATGCTGCCGGTGCCATGGTCAACGAAAACGGCACCTTGCGCTACCATCAGTTGAGCGAGTCCATGGCTGCCCAGGGGGTTATCTTCACCGATCTGGGCACAGCGATGCAACAGCACCCGGAGCTGATTCAGCGCTATTTTATGACCGATAACGTGCCCGTGGATAGCAATAAATTCACGGCCCTGCATGCTGCGTTGGTGACGGGTGGCACCCTGCTTTACGTGCCGCGCAATGTCCAGATTGAGCAGCCTCTTCACTCGGTGACCTCTCTACGCGAGGGCCAGGCTGACTTTGCCCATACCCTGATCATTGCCGAGCAGGGTGCCCAGGTTGCTTTCGTCGACGACCTGATCAGCCAGGACGACGGCGCAGGCTTTCACAGCGGTGTGGTGGAGATCGTGGCCGAGCCGGGGGCGGTGGTTCGCTACATGCACAATCAGAACTGGAATACCAAAACCTGGCATTTCAGTACGCAGCAGGCTCAGATGAAGCGGGACGCGCAGCTTACCTGGCTTCTGAGTTCGTGGGGCAGCCGCTTGAGCAAGATCAACCTGGAGATGCAGCTGCTGGAGCCGGGTGGTCACGGCGAGTTGCTGGGCCTGTTTTTCCCCAGCGGCCGCCAGCACATTGACCACCACACAATGCAGAATCACTTCTCCGAGCGCTGTAGCAGCGACCTGCTGTTCAAGGGCGCGCTGCGGGACCGCTCCCGTTCCGTTTATTCCGGTGCCATCAAGGTCTGGCCCCATGCCCAAAAGACCGATGCCTTCCAAAAGAACGACAATCTGATATTGGATCGCCGCGCACGGGCTGACAGCATCCCTGGACTGGAGATCGAGGCTGATGATGTGCGCTGTACCCATGGTGCTACCGTCAGCAAGATCGAGCCGGAGTACCTGTTCTATCTGCAATCGCGGACGCTCAGCAGATTCCAGGCGGAGCAGATGATCGTCGTCGGTTTCTTCGAGGAAGTGCTCAATCGGGTGCCCGTGGAAGGTGTCCGCCGGAAGCTGGAACAGGTGATTGCCAGAAAGATCCACATGTAGTTCGTAAATCAGTTATCGGTATTCAGTAACCAGTCGACAGTGATTGCTGACTCAGTTTTCAACGCCCTGCACAGGCTGTTGAAAACCGATCACAGCACACGGTCTACTGGTTACTGTTTTCTGGCCATTTCGCGATTTTAGGAGGATACGATGAAAGGTTATGTGCATTCTGAGGTATTGGTAACTACGGGTTGGGTAGCTGAGCATCTGGAAGATCCCTCGATTCGAATAGTTGAGTCCAACGAAGATATTCTATTATACGACCTGGGACATATCCCGGGCGCGGTCCAAATCGACTGGCAGAAAGATCTAAACGACCAGTTGCGCCGTGACTATCTGAACCGGGAAAAGTTCGAGACCCTGATGACAGCCAACGGCATCAGCAGTGACACGACAGTGATCTTCTATGGTGACAAAAACAACTGGTGGGCCTGCTATGCCTTTTGGGTCTTTCAGCTTTTCAGCCATAGCAACGCCAGGATCATGGATGGTGGGCGCGCCAAATGGGAGGCTGAGCGGAAGCCGTTTGTCAAGGATGTGCCCTCCTACCCAGCAACCGACTACCGGGCACCAGACCGGGCTGATTACAGGATACGTGCCTTTCGCGATCAAGTACTGAGCCATGTCGAGGCCGGCCTTCCCCTGGTTGATGTGCGCTCTCCGGGCGAATACAGCGGTGAGTTGCTCCATATGGCCAACTATCCGCAAGAGGGATCTTTGCGTGGCGGACACATCCCCGGAGCCAGGAGCATTCCATGGAGCCGGGCTGCCAATCCGGATGGTACCTTCAAATCGGCCGACGAGTTGCGGGCCATCTACGAGGAGGAGCAAGGGCTCAGTCCTGACGACAATGTTGTTGCCTATTGCCGCATCGGGGAGCGCTCCAGCCACACTTGGTTTGTGCTCAATTACCTGTTGGGCTACCCCAATGTTCGTAACTACGATGGTAGCTGGACAGAATGGGGCAACCTGGTAGGCGTACCGGTCGAAAAATAGCAGGAAGTGATGCCTGTATTTGCCTCCGTATCAGATAGGCGCGATAATGACGGACATTCAACGCGGTCAAGGCAAGCAGCCTGACCTATCAACGCCGGTCTCAATCCGGCTAGAAATCCTGTGTTACGATGGTAGTCGCTATCCCACAAGACAGCATAATCGAAGAGATTCGAGCCGATTTCCCCATTCTCCAGCGGCAGGTTCATGGCCACCCGCTAGCCTACCTGGATAATGCGGCCACTTCACAGAAGCCGCTGGCGGTCATCCAGGCAATGGATGGTTATTACCGTCTGACCAATGCCAACGTGCACCGGGGGGTACACACGTTGAGCGAAGAGGCGACGGCGCTCTACGAAGGCGCTCGCAAGCGCATTGCTCGCTTCGTCAATGCTTCAAGCAGCAAGGAGATCATTTTTACCCGCAACGCCACTGAGGCGATCAACCTGGTGGCGTACAGTTGGGGAATGGGCACCCTGAAGCCTGGCGATGAGGTATTGGTCACGGAGATGGAGCATCACTCCAACATCGTTCCCTGGCAGATCATCTGTGAGCGAACGGGCGCCACCCTGCGTTACGTGCCTATCGACCTTGCAGGCCACCTTCGCCTCGACCTGCTGGACGAGCTGCTTACGGAGCGCACAAAAATGTTTGCTTTCGTGGCGATGTCTAACGTGCTGGGCACTATCAATCCGGTGAAGCAGATGGTGGCAGCAGCCGGGGCAGTGGGTGCATTGACTCTGGTGGATGGCGCGCAGAGTGTTCCCCACATGTCTGTGGATGTGCAGGCCCAGGGGGCCGACTTCCAGGTTTTCTCAGGGCATAAGATGCTGGGACCCACAGGCAGTGGCGTTCTCCATGGTCGACAGGAATTGCTGGAGGCGATGCCACCCTTTATGGGCGGCGGCGACATGATCCGCGAGGTGCGGATGGATGGCTCCCAGTGGAACTCGTTGCCCTGGAAGTTCGAGGCAGGTACGCCGGCGATTGCCGAGGGCATTGGTTTGGGCGCTGCTGTGGATTACTTGTCCAGCCTGGGCATGGACTGGGTTCAACAGCACGAGCGCACGCTGGTAGCCTACGCTATGGAACGACTGGCGGAGGTTGAGGGGTTGCGTATCCTTGGTCCTGCTGCGGAAGAACGGGGTGGCGTGGTTGCCTTCACCCTGGAAGGGATTCACCCCCACGATATTGCTGCCATCCTGGATCACGAGGGCATTGCTGTTCGAGCAGGGCATCACTGTGCGCAGCCGATTCACGATTGTTACGGCATCATCGCGAGCGCTCGCGCTAGTTTTTACGTCTATAATACTCCTGAAGAGGTGGATCGTCTGGTCCTTGCCCTCGAAAAGGTTCAGGAGTTGTTTAGTTTCTAATTGGAGTTACGCAGTTCGCATACTGAGTGCGACCGAAGGGAGCGATCGAAGTGTGCGAACGGATCAAATGCCGCCCTTCGAAGTCCTCCCGGACCGCCTAGCTCACGCACCGCCTGCTGGCGTGCTAGCGAGGCTCAGGATGTCATTTGTCCCTGTTTTTACCAGGTGCGTAACTCCAGTTTCTAAATCCGGCCACCGATCACCGGCCGCTGGGCACTGAATCATGGATGCACTATACCGCGAGGAAATACTCGACCATTACCGCTATCCGCGCAACAAGGGTCACCTGGACGACGCAGATATCTCTTACCACGACCACAATCCTTTCTGTGGTGACGAGATCACCCTCGAACTGAAGATCGAGGATGATAAGGTCGTGCAGGTGGCATTCGATGGACGCGGCTGTGCCATCAGTCAGGCTGCAGCGTCCATGATGACCGAGGAAATCCTGGGGAAATCCCTGGATGAACTGCGCGAATGGAACAAGGATGATATCCTGGACCTGCTCGGTATCGAGATTGGCCCGGTGCGCATGAAGTGCGCACTCTTGCCCCTCAAGGCACTCAAAGCCGGAGTCTGGGGCATCGAAGGCTGGCCGAGCGACGAATAAGGGCAGTCGAATAAGCTTGTTTGAGAAAGAAAAAGACATATGACAATATACGTCCGTGTCGCTGCCGTGGGTGAGGTGCCTGCAGGCGGCAGAAAGAGGGTGGAAGTCGATGGAATCGAGGTTGCGGTCTTCAACGTCGATAATTCATCGTACTACGCTGTTGAGGATATCTGTACCCACGACGGTGGACCGTTGGCCGATGGTGAGGTGATCAGTACCTACGAGATCGAGTGCCCGCGTCACGGTGCCCGTTTTGACATGCGCTCAGGTGAAGCTCTCAGCATGCCGGCTTTCGAGCCCATTGAGACCTTCGAGGTGGTTGTCAGAGATGGGGAGATCCTCCTCGCGGTAGACTGGTAAGTGAGTTGGAGGCATAACAATGGCAGTTAACCCTGAAGATATTCGTGAGAAAATCCGAGAGGGCGTGATCGATCCGGAGATCGGTCTCAATATCGTCGATATCGGTTTGATCTATGACGTTGAAGTCGAGGAAAATATCGCCGAGATCGACATGACTCTGACCAGCCCTGGGTGTCCCTTGGGCCCCCAGATAATCCGCGAGGTCAAGGTGGCTGTGACGAGCAATTTTCCTGAGTTGGAGGCAGTCAACGTCAACATCGTGTGGCAGCCATTTTGGTCGCCCGAGATGATGAGTGATTGGGCCAAGGATGAGTTG from Chloroflexota bacterium harbors:
- a CDS encoding MarR family transcriptional regulator, with protein sequence MLTISSSKSASPSGQILEHLLRHGPASIKDIEGALGVTATAVRQQLSNLAAEGLVTMSKERRGVGRPRNVYTPTPRAHNLFACHSDEFTLLLISELVATDGDEKLRYLLDRMGEKMAHQYGDQLKGRVIGDRVRELSTLLDQRGVMSGVEMGANGDVIILHEYNCPYHELAATHRDVCEMERSVFEKVLGTEVTLSNCIHDGSHSCQFVISESSLVETGDTTLTDRNLNGESRDLPSQ
- the sufC gene encoding Fe-S cluster assembly ATPase SufC yields the protein MTSELEIKDLHVNVADGKLEVLKGVNLTIRQGEVHAVMGPNGSGKSTLAYAIMGHPHYLVTSGDILLDGKSILELSPDERVRQGLFLAFQYPVAVPGVSMANFLRTAVSNVRGYTDESADKEKPGVIGSNLMPMREFRRELLDKMDEFHVDRSFARRYLNEGFSGGEKKRVEILQMAMLQPKIAIMDETDSGLDIDALRVVSDGVNKLAGPDLGILLITHYQRILNHVQPDYVHVFYNGRIVKSGGPELALVLEEKGYNWVREEFGGAEPVPAQTAV
- the sufB gene encoding Fe-S cluster assembly protein SufB, which encodes MATAGDREVLADVKQEYQYGFSMPEDYVFKARKGIDHEIIDQMSDLKSEPDWMREFRHRSFDIFLSKPMPNWGADLNEIDFDDIYYYIKPTEKQGKSWDDIPDNIKDTFERLGIPEAERKFLAGVGAQYESEVVYHSLQEQWKQLGVIFLDTDTGLREHEDLFKQYFGSLIPPSDNKFAALNSAVWSGGSFIYVPPGVTVDIPLQAYFRINAQNMGQFERTLIIVDEGANVHYVEGCTAPIYATDSLHSAVVEIFVKKDGRCRYSTIQNWSNNVYNLVTKRAIAEENATMEWIDGNLGSKVTMKYPAVYMMGPGAHGEILSIAFAGKGQYQDAGGKVVHGAPNTSSKIISKSISKDGGRAAYRGLLKVAKGASGSKSTVVCDALLLDGESRSDTYPYIEVDEQDVQVGHEASVSKVNEEQLFYLMSRGLSEEEAATMIVSGFIEPMVKELPMEYAVEMNRLIQLQMEGSIG
- the sufD gene encoding Fe-S cluster assembly protein SufD; protein product: MTVIAEERAGSAVGLNQDAVAILSAQRNEPDWFLDLRRRAWRFYEEIPWPTGNEEEWRRTRLTGFNTDEYALADGAGLDRQQTLTDRAGLPEYLRDELDSIDAAGAMVNENGTLRYHQLSESMAAQGVIFTDLGTAMQQHPELIQRYFMTDNVPVDSNKFTALHAALVTGGTLLYVPRNVQIEQPLHSVTSLREGQADFAHTLIIAEQGAQVAFVDDLISQDDGAGFHSGVVEIVAEPGAVVRYMHNQNWNTKTWHFSTQQAQMKRDAQLTWLLSSWGSRLSKINLEMQLLEPGGHGELLGLFFPSGRQHIDHHTMQNHFSERCSSDLLFKGALRDRSRSVYSGAIKVWPHAQKTDAFQKNDNLILDRRARADSIPGLEIEADDVRCTHGATVSKIEPEYLFYLQSRTLSRFQAEQMIVVGFFEEVLNRVPVEGVRRKLEQVIARKIHM
- a CDS encoding sulfurtransferase, with translation MKGYVHSEVLVTTGWVAEHLEDPSIRIVESNEDILLYDLGHIPGAVQIDWQKDLNDQLRRDYLNREKFETLMTANGISSDTTVIFYGDKNNWWACYAFWVFQLFSHSNARIMDGGRAKWEAERKPFVKDVPSYPATDYRAPDRADYRIRAFRDQVLSHVEAGLPLVDVRSPGEYSGELLHMANYPQEGSLRGGHIPGARSIPWSRAANPDGTFKSADELRAIYEEEQGLSPDDNVVAYCRIGERSSHTWFVLNYLLGYPNVRNYDGSWTEWGNLVGVPVEK
- a CDS encoding cysteine desulfurase, with product MVVAIPQDSIIEEIRADFPILQRQVHGHPLAYLDNAATSQKPLAVIQAMDGYYRLTNANVHRGVHTLSEEATALYEGARKRIARFVNASSSKEIIFTRNATEAINLVAYSWGMGTLKPGDEVLVTEMEHHSNIVPWQIICERTGATLRYVPIDLAGHLRLDLLDELLTERTKMFAFVAMSNVLGTINPVKQMVAAAGAVGALTLVDGAQSVPHMSVDVQAQGADFQVFSGHKMLGPTGSGVLHGRQELLEAMPPFMGGGDMIREVRMDGSQWNSLPWKFEAGTPAIAEGIGLGAAVDYLSSLGMDWVQQHERTLVAYAMERLAEVEGLRILGPAAEERGGVVAFTLEGIHPHDIAAILDHEGIAVRAGHHCAQPIHDCYGIIASARASFYVYNTPEEVDRLVLALEKVQELFSF
- a CDS encoding SUF system NifU family Fe-S cluster assembly protein; protein product: MDALYREEILDHYRYPRNKGHLDDADISYHDHNPFCGDEITLELKIEDDKVVQVAFDGRGCAISQAAASMMTEEILGKSLDELREWNKDDILDLLGIEIGPVRMKCALLPLKALKAGVWGIEGWPSDE
- a CDS encoding non-heme iron oxygenase ferredoxin subunit — encoded protein: MTIYVRVAAVGEVPAGGRKRVEVDGIEVAVFNVDNSSYYAVEDICTHDGGPLADGEVISTYEIECPRHGARFDMRSGEALSMPAFEPIETFEVVVRDGEILLAVDW
- a CDS encoding metal-sulfur cluster assembly factor, translating into MAVNPEDIREKIREGVIDPEIGLNIVDIGLIYDVEVEENIAEIDMTLTSPGCPLGPQIIREVKVAVTSNFPELEAVNVNIVWQPFWSPEMMSDWAKDELGIF